The proteins below come from a single Hyphomicrobium denitrificans ATCC 51888 genomic window:
- the pdeM gene encoding ligase-associated DNA damage response endonuclease PdeM, translating into MGILKPERIGLDDFADQPVSICGKSFLAHKSGALYWPAERALIVADLHLEKGSAFAAHGQMLPPYDTRETLMKLAAMIDHYNPETVIALGDSLHDPDGAARMDQSDVESLHMLQEDRDWIWITGNHDPKIDRMLAGYVLPEIVVEGIALRHEPRPGTVTHEIAGHFHPAARLVMRGTSLRRPCFVGNGLRLVMPAFGAYTGGLNILDLAFEPLFGLDGLAVWMLGHEGLYPVAPRLLRDD; encoded by the coding sequence ATGGGCATTCTGAAGCCGGAACGCATCGGACTTGACGACTTCGCGGATCAACCCGTTTCGATCTGCGGCAAGTCCTTTCTCGCGCACAAGTCCGGCGCACTCTACTGGCCGGCGGAACGTGCACTGATCGTCGCCGACCTGCACCTCGAAAAAGGTTCGGCATTCGCGGCGCATGGTCAGATGCTGCCGCCCTACGACACGCGCGAGACCTTGATGAAGCTCGCCGCGATGATCGATCACTACAATCCCGAAACGGTCATCGCTCTCGGCGACAGCCTGCACGATCCCGACGGCGCCGCGCGCATGGACCAGAGCGACGTCGAAAGCCTGCACATGCTGCAGGAAGATCGCGACTGGATCTGGATCACCGGCAATCACGATCCCAAGATCGATCGCATGCTTGCGGGTTATGTCCTGCCGGAAATCGTCGTCGAAGGGATCGCGCTTCGCCACGAGCCGCGCCCCGGCACCGTCACGCACGAAATCGCCGGGCACTTCCATCCGGCCGCCCGGCTCGTCATGCGCGGCACCTCGCTCCGCCGCCCCTGCTTCGTCGGCAACGGCCTCAGGCTCGTCATGCCCGCGTTCGGCGCTTACACCGGCGGCCTCAACATTCTCGATCTCGCGTTCGAGCCGCTGTTCGGTCTAGATGGACTTGCCGTTTGGATGCTCGGGCACGAAGGTCTTTATCCCGTCGCCCCGCGCCTCTTGCGCGACGACTGA
- a CDS encoding ligase-associated DNA damage response DEXH box helicase, giving the protein MLTTPKKAGRKRQPPAPKKPVLRPEIAAWFSRRGWQPRAHQLALLDSARQRQSTLLIAPTGAGKTLAGFLPSLVALGGEKRPRSGAGLFTLYISPLKALATDVERNLIEPIAEMGLNIRTETRTGDTSAARRQRQRVKPPQIMLTTPEQVALLLSHPDAPHLFADLDTVILDELHALAPSKRGDLLALDLARLRTLAPNMRTVGLSATVARPSELRGYLVPQTAPDSMTLLSELVTVEGGAKPEISILEVEDEIPWSGHTARYAMQEVYDAIRAHKLTLVFVNARLQAEVAFQELWRINDDNLPIGLHHGSLEAPQRRKVEAAMAAGKLRAVVATSTLDLGIDWGDVDLVIHLGAPKGASRFLQRIGRSNHRMDEPSRGLLVPGNRFEVLECRAAQQAAEEGAQDAILSRSGTLDVLAQHVLGMACEAPFDPDVLFNEVRSALPYADLTRQQFDRAVEFVSTGGYALKSYERFAKLRREPDGKLRVSNPRVAQQYRLNVGTIVDSPMLKVRLVSARRAKSRTAIGGRVLGEVDEYFAEQLPPGATFVFAGEVLRFEGMRDTEVFVSRASSEDPMVPSYGGNKFPLSTHLAARVRAMLANPKDWPSLPPAVGQWLTLQSERSVLPATDEVLIETFPRSGRHFLVAYPFEGRLAHQTLGMLLTRRLDRAGLHPLGFVANDYALGLWTQGDLSAHIADGRLSLADLFDEDMLGDDLDAWLAESNLMKRTFRLAAVIAGLIERRHPGKVKSGRQVTMSTDLIYDVLRRHDPGHLLLEAAWADAATGLLDIRRLGDFLARIKNRIRHQSLSRVSPLCFPVLLEIGREAVAGHARDALLREAAEALAEEAMGTSENGHSEAGTHRT; this is encoded by the coding sequence ATGCTCACGACGCCAAAGAAAGCCGGACGCAAGCGACAGCCACCCGCGCCGAAAAAGCCGGTGCTGCGGCCCGAAATTGCCGCGTGGTTTTCACGCCGTGGCTGGCAGCCGCGCGCACACCAGCTGGCGCTCCTCGATTCCGCGCGGCAGCGGCAATCGACACTCCTGATCGCCCCGACTGGCGCGGGCAAGACGCTTGCCGGATTTCTGCCGAGCCTCGTCGCACTCGGCGGCGAGAAGCGGCCGCGCTCCGGAGCCGGACTGTTCACACTCTACATTTCTCCGCTCAAAGCCCTCGCCACCGACGTCGAACGCAACCTGATCGAGCCCATCGCTGAAATGGGCCTGAATATCCGCACCGAGACGCGCACCGGCGACACCTCGGCTGCGCGCCGCCAGCGCCAGCGCGTCAAACCTCCACAGATCATGCTGACGACTCCGGAGCAGGTCGCGCTCCTTCTCAGCCACCCCGACGCGCCGCATCTGTTTGCTGATCTCGACACGGTCATCCTCGACGAATTGCACGCCCTCGCGCCGTCGAAGCGTGGCGATCTTCTGGCCCTCGATCTCGCGCGGCTTCGAACGCTCGCACCGAACATGCGCACCGTTGGATTGTCCGCCACCGTGGCACGTCCAAGCGAACTTCGCGGCTACCTCGTTCCCCAGACCGCTCCCGACAGCATGACGCTGCTCTCCGAACTGGTCACCGTCGAAGGCGGCGCCAAGCCCGAGATCAGCATCCTCGAGGTCGAGGATGAAATTCCCTGGTCCGGACATACGGCGCGCTACGCGATGCAGGAAGTGTACGATGCGATCCGTGCTCACAAGCTGACGCTCGTCTTCGTTAACGCACGCCTGCAGGCCGAGGTCGCGTTTCAGGAGCTGTGGCGCATCAACGACGACAATCTACCGATCGGACTGCATCACGGATCACTCGAAGCGCCCCAGCGTCGAAAAGTCGAAGCCGCGATGGCGGCAGGAAAACTGCGCGCTGTCGTCGCGACCTCGACGCTCGATCTCGGCATCGACTGGGGCGACGTCGATCTCGTCATTCACCTCGGCGCACCGAAAGGCGCGAGCCGTTTCCTGCAACGCATCGGCCGCTCCAACCACCGCATGGACGAGCCATCGCGCGGCCTTCTGGTTCCCGGCAACCGCTTCGAGGTTCTCGAATGCCGCGCGGCGCAGCAGGCCGCCGAGGAAGGCGCACAGGACGCCATTCTCTCGCGCTCCGGAACTCTCGACGTTCTCGCGCAGCATGTTTTGGGCATGGCCTGCGAAGCGCCGTTCGATCCCGACGTGCTTTTCAACGAGGTCCGATCCGCCCTTCCCTACGCGGACCTCACCCGGCAGCAGTTCGATCGCGCCGTCGAATTCGTCTCGACCGGCGGCTATGCACTGAAATCCTACGAACGCTTCGCGAAGCTACGGCGCGAACCGGACGGCAAGCTCCGCGTCTCCAATCCGCGCGTCGCGCAGCAATATCGCCTGAACGTCGGAACGATTGTCGACTCCCCGATGCTCAAGGTCCGCCTCGTCTCCGCGCGCCGAGCAAAAAGCCGGACGGCGATCGGCGGCCGCGTGCTCGGCGAGGTCGACGAGTATTTCGCCGAGCAGTTGCCGCCGGGCGCAACCTTCGTCTTCGCGGGCGAAGTCCTTCGCTTCGAAGGCATGCGCGACACCGAAGTGTTCGTATCGCGCGCCTCGTCCGAAGACCCGATGGTGCCGAGCTACGGCGGCAACAAGTTCCCGCTCTCGACGCATCTCGCCGCGCGCGTGCGAGCGATGCTCGCCAACCCGAAGGATTGGCCCAGTCTGCCGCCCGCCGTCGGACAATGGCTGACGCTGCAAAGCGAACGCTCCGTGCTCCCCGCAACGGACGAAGTGCTCATCGAAACATTTCCGCGATCCGGCCGCCATTTTCTGGTGGCCTATCCGTTCGAAGGCCGCCTCGCGCATCAAACGCTCGGCATGCTTCTGACGCGGCGGCTCGATCGCGCCGGACTTCATCCGCTCGGCTTCGTCGCCAACGACTACGCGTTGGGTCTCTGGACGCAAGGCGATCTCTCCGCACACATTGCCGACGGCCGTCTGTCGCTCGCCGACCTCTTCGATGAAGACATGCTCGGCGACGACCTCGACGCCTGGCTCGCCGAAAGCAATCTGATGAAGCGAACGTTCCGCCTCGCCGCCGTCATCGCCGGACTGATCGAGCGGCGGCATCCCGGCAAGGTCAAATCCGGGCGTCAGGTCACGATGTCGACCGACCTGATCTATGATGTCCTGCGCCGTCACGATCCCGGCCACCTGCTGCTCGAAGCGGCCTGGGCGGACGCGGCCACGGGGTTGCTGGACATCCGGCGGCTCGGCGACTTTCTTGCCCGCATCAAGAACCGAATCAGGCATCAATCTCTGTCACGAGTGTCGCCGCTGTGTTTTCCGGTGCTGCTCGAGATCGGCCGCGAGGCCGTTGCCGGCCACGCTCGTGACGCATTGCTGCGCGAAGCCGCCGAGGCGCTCGCCGAAGAGGCGATGGGGACATCTGAGAATGGGCATTCTGAAGCCGGAACGCATCGGACTTGA
- a CDS encoding quinone-dependent dihydroorotate dehydrogenase, with translation MLNTLYRFARPALFALDPEDAHEATIKALERGLHPRSLGADDDVLRQKVFGLEFPNPIGVAAGYDKDARAADAVLAMGCGFAEIGTVTPRPQPGNPKPRVFRLVGDRALINSLGFNNGGHAAALARLEARKGKGGIVAVNIGANKDSTDRPGDYAKGIETFSNVASYFTVNISSPNTPGLRDLQAPAALDELLSRVMNARDRAVSQGVPRRPIVVKIAPDVAQDDIAPICDRLVAHAVDGIAVSNTTLSRDGLTDAQSTKSGGLSGRPLFRRSTVMLARVFEQTGGRIPLIGIGGIDSGETALEKIEAGATLLQVYTGLVYAGPGLIGEIKSHLARDARRRGYSDIGALRGTKAKQWAALSL, from the coding sequence ATGCTGAACACGCTTTATCGGTTCGCTCGGCCCGCCCTGTTCGCGCTCGATCCGGAAGACGCGCACGAAGCAACCATCAAGGCGCTCGAACGCGGCCTGCATCCGCGTTCGCTTGGCGCGGATGACGACGTGCTCCGTCAAAAGGTGTTCGGCTTGGAATTCCCGAACCCGATCGGCGTTGCCGCAGGCTACGACAAGGATGCGCGCGCCGCCGACGCCGTGCTCGCGATGGGCTGCGGGTTCGCCGAGATCGGCACCGTGACGCCGCGACCGCAACCGGGAAATCCGAAGCCACGCGTCTTCCGCCTCGTCGGCGACCGCGCCCTGATCAACAGCCTCGGCTTCAACAATGGCGGACATGCCGCTGCGCTGGCGCGACTTGAAGCGCGCAAGGGCAAGGGCGGCATCGTCGCCGTCAACATCGGAGCCAACAAAGACAGCACCGACCGTCCGGGCGACTATGCGAAAGGCATCGAGACATTCTCGAATGTCGCGAGCTACTTCACGGTAAATATTTCCTCGCCCAACACGCCGGGGCTGCGCGATCTGCAAGCGCCCGCCGCGCTCGACGAACTGCTTTCGCGCGTCATGAACGCCAGAGACCGCGCCGTCTCGCAGGGCGTCCCGCGACGGCCGATCGTCGTGAAAATCGCACCCGATGTCGCGCAAGACGACATCGCCCCGATTTGCGATCGCCTCGTCGCGCACGCCGTCGACGGCATCGCGGTCTCGAACACGACCCTGTCGCGCGACGGACTGACCGACGCTCAATCCACGAAATCCGGAGGTCTCTCCGGACGCCCGCTGTTCCGCCGCTCGACCGTCATGCTCGCCCGCGTCTTCGAACAAACCGGCGGCAGAATTCCACTGATCGGTATCGGCGGCATCGACAGCGGCGAGACGGCGCTCGAAAAAATCGAGGCCGGCGCGACGCTGCTGCAGGTCTATACCGGATTGGTCTATGCCGGACCCGGCCTCATCGGCGAAATCAAATCGCATCTTGCGCGTGACGCGCGCCGCCGCGGCTATTCGGACATCGGCGCATTGCGCGGTACCAAAGCCAAACAATGGGCCGCCTTGTCATTGTAA
- a CDS encoding DUF952 domain-containing protein: protein MKQIVYKIATVVDWRQAVTDGFYAGSADDVRDGFIHLSSKSQLSGTLEKHFSGKTDLVLVAFEEQKLDPHLKWEASRGGALFPHYYGRLAVASASWERKLEMGPSGSHIIQDEWFVC from the coding sequence ATGAAACAGATCGTCTACAAAATCGCCACAGTCGTTGACTGGCGACAAGCGGTGACCGACGGATTTTACGCCGGCTCGGCCGACGATGTCCGCGACGGCTTCATCCACCTCTCGTCGAAGTCCCAGCTCTCTGGAACTTTAGAGAAGCATTTCAGCGGAAAAACGGATCTCGTTCTGGTAGCGTTCGAGGAACAAAAACTAGACCCGCACCTTAAATGGGAAGCATCCCGCGGCGGTGCGCTCTTCCCGCATTATTACGGTCGCCTTGCCGTCGCGAGCGCGTCGTGGGAACGCAAACTGGAAATGGGCCCCTCCGGCTCGCACATTATTCAGGACGAATGGTTCGTATGCTGA
- a CDS encoding DUF262 domain-containing protein has translation MRAPDEKVEVSVYPTASLSISELLSGPYLLNIPIFQRPYSWGREQAEQLLDDLMEAAGIGFEGVPDRDYFLGAVVLMDEPGVLTTKLSPRMSPREFGVIDGQQRVVTLMTLLAVLRDLEVGPRTALIKRVQGMLLAQQGSRFRRTERFRLHLAGRERASFENNILRLGKSVLPPDVLPISHAEATLIEVRDRFRAVLADMPRAARKALADFIADRCYVVVIVGTDIDRSHQMFVVLNERGKKLQRDDILKSDILSRMTTGDVGWAARTWDELSLAMGEDFEAFFGHLRTIFGYARLPIVTGVRRVIRDAGGSEAFFRDVFVPYAKAYALVRNEGDNVLPGDMPRLLRYLNRLPDADWAPAAILALKQWTSNPDRAAFLLAEIERLAMLTRMLCAGSGKRTRRFAELIKVIRSEEPIDETHPALQMSRDEVRSIAFHLRDLHKRNPKICRLLLMRLSDEMGDAATMTDPDLYTIEHVLPQRPSASSAWRQSVPSAEARAELVDCLGNLVLITQQENDRARNASWAEKKEIYGTISVGNAPLLAVTRDVLGERDWRRPEIEAREQRLIALIEKIWRVDLKSQRPSSRNLAPVEDQKKPMPPAA, from the coding sequence GTGCGCGCGCCAGACGAAAAGGTCGAAGTATCCGTGTATCCAACGGCATCTCTCAGTATTTCCGAGCTTCTGTCCGGTCCTTACCTTCTCAATATTCCGATATTTCAACGCCCATATTCCTGGGGCCGTGAACAAGCAGAACAACTGCTCGACGATTTGATGGAAGCCGCGGGCATCGGGTTCGAAGGTGTGCCCGATCGCGACTATTTTTTGGGCGCCGTCGTGTTGATGGACGAGCCGGGCGTTCTGACGACCAAGCTGTCGCCCCGGATGTCGCCGCGCGAATTCGGTGTCATCGACGGTCAGCAGCGTGTGGTCACGCTGATGACGCTGCTGGCGGTGCTGCGCGATCTCGAGGTCGGACCGCGGACGGCCTTGATCAAACGCGTTCAAGGCATGCTTCTGGCGCAGCAAGGCTCGAGATTTCGCCGTACCGAGCGGTTCCGGCTGCACTTGGCGGGACGCGAGCGCGCGAGCTTCGAGAACAATATTTTACGCTTGGGCAAGTCGGTTCTGCCGCCGGACGTGCTGCCGATCTCGCATGCGGAAGCGACGCTGATCGAGGTCCGCGATCGGTTTCGCGCGGTGCTGGCGGATATGCCGAGGGCCGCGCGCAAGGCGCTTGCCGATTTCATCGCGGATCGCTGCTATGTCGTCGTCATCGTCGGGACCGACATCGATCGCTCGCACCAGATGTTCGTCGTCCTCAATGAGCGCGGCAAAAAACTGCAACGCGACGACATTCTGAAATCGGACATCTTGAGCCGGATGACGACCGGAGATGTCGGGTGGGCTGCGCGGACGTGGGACGAACTGAGCCTCGCGATGGGCGAGGATTTCGAGGCGTTTTTCGGACACCTTCGAACGATTTTTGGGTACGCGCGACTGCCGATCGTTACCGGTGTGCGGCGGGTGATCCGCGATGCGGGAGGTTCGGAAGCATTTTTCAGGGACGTTTTCGTTCCCTACGCCAAGGCCTACGCTCTGGTCCGCAACGAGGGAGACAACGTGCTTCCCGGCGACATGCCGAGGCTGCTCCGGTATTTGAACCGTCTGCCGGATGCGGACTGGGCGCCCGCCGCGATCCTTGCGCTCAAGCAGTGGACGAGCAATCCGGATCGGGCGGCGTTCCTGCTCGCCGAAATCGAGCGCTTGGCGATGCTCACGCGAATGCTTTGCGCGGGCTCAGGCAAACGAACGCGCCGTTTTGCGGAGCTGATCAAGGTCATTCGCTCGGAAGAGCCGATCGACGAGACGCATCCCGCTCTGCAAATGTCACGGGATGAAGTCCGCAGCATCGCATTCCATCTCAGGGATCTTCATAAGCGCAATCCGAAGATCTGCCGCCTGCTGCTGATGCGTCTCAGCGATGAGATGGGCGATGCCGCGACCATGACCGATCCCGATCTTTATACGATCGAGCATGTCCTGCCGCAGCGGCCGTCGGCGTCGAGCGCGTGGCGGCAGAGCGTTCCGAGCGCCGAAGCGCGCGCCGAGCTCGTCGACTGTCTCGGCAACCTCGTTCTCATCACGCAGCAGGAGAACGACCGGGCGCGCAACGCGTCGTGGGCGGAGAAGAAGGAAATCTACGGCACGATTTCCGTGGGCAATGCACCGTTACTTGCAGTCACACGCGATGTTCTTGGCGAACGCGACTGGCGGCGGCCTGAGATCGAGGCGCGCGAGCAGCGGCTGATCGCGCTGATCGAAAAAATCTGGCGGGTCGATCTCAAATCGCAACGTCCGTCTTCGCGAAACCTCGCGCCGGTCGAAGATCAGAAGAAGCCGATGCCGCCCGCCGCTTGA
- a CDS encoding lysine--tRNA ligase → MTSLAFTAEQAAASEASKAWPFEEARRLIKRLERLPGGADKTVLFETGYGPSGLPHIGTFGEVARTTMVRRAFELLTEGKRKTRLLCFSDDMDGMRKIPETVPDKKALEPYIQMPLTKVPNPFGGEYPSFGDHNNAMLRRFLDTFGFDYEFASATEYYKAGRFDEVLLRAVERYDDIMAVMLPTLGAERQASYSPFLPISPTSGHVLYVPMKEVDAKAGTITFTDEDGRDVTLPVTGGHVKLQWKPDFGMRWAALGVDFEMFGKDHQTNAPIYDRICEILGGVAPQHYVYELFLDENGEKISKSKGNGITIDQWLTYASPESLALFMFQKPRSAKKLYFDVIPRAVDEYLQFLSAYPKQDGKQQLDNPVWHIHAAQPPKPELPITFGLLLNLVSVSHAHSKDVLWGFLARYAPGATPENNPILDRLAGYAIRYYEDFVKPTKKFRAPDEVEIAALQSLDSTLAALPAGSDGDTIQNALLDVGRAIPRYQDPTKVSPSGGPGVKLDWFQAIYEILLGQERGPRLGTFVALYGIPETRALIAKALSGSLATA, encoded by the coding sequence ATGACCTCCCTTGCCTTCACCGCCGAACAAGCCGCCGCCAGCGAAGCCTCGAAGGCATGGCCGTTCGAAGAAGCCCGGCGGCTGATCAAGCGGCTCGAACGGCTTCCGGGCGGCGCCGACAAGACGGTCCTGTTCGAAACCGGCTACGGACCCTCCGGCCTGCCGCACATCGGCACCTTCGGCGAGGTCGCGCGCACGACGATGGTCCGCCGCGCCTTCGAGCTTCTGACCGAAGGCAAGCGCAAGACGCGTCTGCTTTGCTTTTCCGATGACATGGACGGCATGCGCAAGATTCCGGAGACCGTACCGGACAAGAAGGCGCTGGAACCCTACATCCAGATGCCGCTGACCAAGGTGCCCAATCCCTTCGGCGGCGAGTATCCGAGCTTCGGCGACCACAACAACGCGATGCTCCGCCGGTTCCTCGACACCTTCGGCTTCGATTACGAATTCGCGAGCGCGACCGAATACTACAAGGCCGGCCGCTTCGACGAAGTGCTCCTCCGCGCCGTCGAACGCTACGACGACATCATGGCCGTGATGCTGCCGACGCTCGGCGCCGAACGCCAGGCGAGCTACAGCCCGTTTCTTCCGATCTCGCCGACGAGCGGCCACGTGCTTTACGTGCCGATGAAGGAAGTCGACGCCAAGGCCGGCACGATCACCTTCACCGACGAGGACGGCCGCGACGTGACGCTCCCCGTCACCGGCGGCCACGTGAAGCTGCAATGGAAGCCCGACTTCGGTATGCGGTGGGCCGCGCTCGGCGTTGACTTCGAGATGTTCGGCAAGGACCACCAGACGAACGCCCCGATCTACGACCGGATTTGCGAAATCCTCGGCGGCGTCGCGCCTCAGCATTACGTCTACGAACTCTTCCTCGACGAGAACGGCGAGAAGATTTCGAAGTCCAAGGGCAACGGCATCACCATCGACCAGTGGCTGACGTATGCTTCTCCGGAAAGCCTCGCGCTCTTCATGTTCCAGAAGCCGAGAAGCGCCAAGAAGCTCTACTTCGACGTCATCCCGCGCGCCGTCGACGAATACCTGCAGTTCCTTTCCGCCTATCCGAAGCAGGATGGAAAACAGCAGCTCGACAATCCGGTCTGGCACATCCATGCGGCTCAGCCGCCGAAGCCGGAGCTACCGATCACTTTCGGCCTGCTCTTGAATCTGGTGTCGGTCTCGCACGCCCACAGCAAGGACGTGCTCTGGGGCTTCCTTGCGCGCTATGCGCCGGGCGCGACGCCCGAGAATAATCCGATCCTCGATCGCCTCGCAGGCTATGCGATCCGCTACTACGAGGACTTCGTCAAACCGACGAAGAAGTTCCGCGCGCCTGACGAGGTCGAAATCGCGGCGCTGCAAAGCCTCGATTCAACGCTCGCAGCGCTACCGGCGGGCTCGGACGGCGACACCATCCAGAACGCGCTGCTCGATGTTGGCCGCGCTATCCCGCGATACCAGGACCCGACCAAGGTCAGCCCCAGCGGCGGCCCGGGCGTGAAGCTCGACTGGTTCCAGGCCATCTACGAAATTCTGCTCGGACAGGAGCGCGGGCCGCGCCTCGGGACGTTCGTCGCGCTTTATGGAATTCCCGAAACGCGCGCCCTGATCGCCAAAGCACTCAGCGGTTCCCTCGCAACTGCTTGA
- a CDS encoding alpha/beta family hydrolase, translating to MTFSIETGPAAARNRLILAHGAGAGVESPFFASIMELLAARGIATTGFEFGYMSARRTGGSKRPPPKAEALTAQYRDTVHVLTKNWKKSKPLIGGKSLGGRVASLIADELYAEGKISGLVCLGYPFHPPHMPEKLRTAHLETLKCPALIVQGERDPFGNRAEVEALPLSKSIKLVWMNDGDHDFGPRGRSGFTRKGNLAEAADAVAAFISSLPQPR from the coding sequence CTGACATTTTCCATTGAAACCGGCCCCGCCGCAGCCCGCAATCGCCTTATCCTCGCGCACGGCGCGGGAGCTGGCGTCGAGTCGCCATTCTTTGCCAGCATCATGGAGCTTCTGGCGGCGCGCGGCATCGCGACGACCGGCTTCGAATTCGGCTACATGTCGGCACGCCGCACCGGCGGCTCGAAGCGCCCGCCGCCGAAAGCCGAAGCATTGACGGCGCAGTATCGCGACACCGTCCACGTCCTGACGAAAAACTGGAAAAAATCGAAACCCCTCATCGGCGGAAAGTCGTTAGGCGGCAGAGTCGCAAGCCTGATCGCCGACGAGCTTTATGCCGAGGGAAAAATCTCCGGCCTGGTCTGCCTCGGCTATCCGTTTCATCCGCCGCACATGCCCGAAAAGCTGCGCACGGCCCATCTCGAAACGCTGAAATGTCCGGCGCTCATCGTCCAGGGCGAACGCGATCCGTTCGGCAACCGCGCCGAGGTCGAAGCCTTGCCGCTATCGAAAAGCATCAAGCTGGTCTGGATGAACGACGGCGACCACGATTTCGGCCCGCGCGGGCGTTCCGGCTTCACGCGCAAAGGCAATCTCGCGGAAGCGGCGGACGCCGTTGCGGCATTTATCTCGAGCCTGCCGCAGCCGCGTTGA
- the mepA gene encoding penicillin-insensitive murein endopeptidase — MRAVRLFALFFALSLAGLFLAGAARLSPVAPAYAEPTQPDPQSNAKDGQPALAKPSPDPKAAPASGEHKLPAFAPGNGFLTQAADGSSDAEGGGATEPDSDAAAKDVTTGSPPPESSTARTITLTTEPIAGTSTSITASLKAGGAAPKWPEFVGAKKLFGVVKKPAPLAARAIGYYSRGCLSGAEALPIDGPAWQEMRLSRNRNWGHPQLISLIKTFADDAQKQDGWPGLLVGDIAQPRGGPMITGHASHQVGLDADIWLTPMPKRRLTRKERETLNATSMLDDTGVAVDPKVFTDKQVSLIKRAASYPEVERIFVHPAIKKALCTAAGTDRQWLGKVRPFYGHYYHFHMRIKCPADFAGCKPQPPPTGDDGCGKEVDQWLSKVIPAKPSMSPPIPKPPQSVSVRPPAPPIMLADLPPECRALLAADPDPVPVPKEALMSRVAVHQVLAKAAAARAAFARSAGLAIVPASAAAAHPALRPHVKKTTTAETK; from the coding sequence ATGAGGGCCGTGAGGCTATTCGCGCTGTTTTTCGCGCTAAGTCTGGCTGGATTATTCCTTGCCGGGGCAGCTCGCCTGTCGCCGGTCGCTCCTGCTTATGCCGAACCCACGCAGCCCGATCCGCAATCGAACGCGAAAGACGGGCAGCCAGCCCTGGCGAAGCCGAGCCCTGATCCGAAAGCGGCTCCAGCGAGCGGCGAACACAAACTGCCTGCGTTCGCACCCGGCAACGGTTTTCTGACGCAAGCGGCGGATGGCTCCTCGGATGCAGAGGGCGGCGGCGCAACGGAGCCCGACAGCGACGCGGCTGCGAAGGATGTGACCACTGGGTCGCCTCCGCCCGAAAGTTCCACCGCACGAACGATTACGCTCACGACGGAGCCGATCGCGGGAACCAGCACGTCGATCACGGCGAGCCTCAAGGCCGGTGGCGCGGCGCCAAAATGGCCGGAATTCGTCGGCGCGAAAAAGCTGTTCGGCGTTGTGAAAAAACCGGCGCCGCTGGCTGCGCGCGCGATCGGCTATTATTCACGCGGTTGTCTGTCCGGCGCGGAAGCTCTGCCGATCGATGGGCCGGCCTGGCAGGAGATGCGCTTGTCGCGCAATCGCAACTGGGGCCATCCGCAGCTCATTTCCCTGATCAAGACATTTGCCGACGACGCGCAGAAGCAGGACGGCTGGCCGGGTCTTCTGGTCGGCGACATCGCTCAGCCGCGCGGCGGTCCGATGATCACGGGTCATGCGAGCCATCAGGTCGGTCTCGATGCCGACATCTGGCTGACGCCGATGCCGAAGCGGCGGTTGACGCGTAAAGAGCGTGAGACGCTCAATGCGACCTCGATGCTCGATGACACGGGCGTCGCCGTCGATCCGAAGGTGTTTACGGACAAGCAAGTGTCGCTGATCAAGCGCGCCGCGTCATATCCGGAAGTCGAGCGCATCTTCGTGCATCCGGCGATCAAGAAGGCGCTGTGCACGGCGGCCGGAACGGACCGGCAGTGGCTCGGAAAAGTGCGGCCGTTCTACGGGCATTACTATCATTTCCATATGCGCATCAAATGCCCGGCGGACTTTGCCGGATGCAAGCCGCAGCCGCCTCCGACAGGCGACGATGGCTGCGGGAAAGAAGTCGATCAGTGGCTGTCGAAGGTGATCCCGGCGAAGCCGTCGATGTCGCCCCCCATCCCGAAGCCGCCGCAGAGTGTCAGCGTGCGTCCGCCGGCGCCTCCGATCATGCTCGCGGATCTGCCGCCGGAGTGCCGCGCACTTCTTGCCGCCGATCCGGACCCGGTGCCAGTTCCGAAAGAAGCGCTGATGTCGAGGGTCGCCGTGCATCAGGTTCTGGCAAAAGCGGCAGCGGCGCGTGCGGCGTTCGCACGGTCGGCCGGTCTCGCGATTGTTCCAGCGTCAGCGGCCGCGGCGCATCCGGCGCTCCGGCCGCATGTCAAAAAGACAACTACCGCCGAGACGAAGTGA